GAACGCTTTTTGGGTCATTTTTATCATACTGTAGGTGCCCCATTAAAACCATTAAATATCCCTCAACTAGACTGGCTGTTGATTAGGTAATCGCTTTGTTAAATTAGTCTGTTGATTGGCGCTCCACCAAGGAATGCTCCTTTGAATAGTCATCGCAGAGACAGGCGGTTTTTGCCTGTCACGAGGCACTACGCTTTCCGCGGGCGGTCCGTGGAGCCTCCTCGGCGCTTAAGCGCCTGTGGGGTCTCCACTGCCCCGTCCTCCCGCAGGAGTCTTCGTGCCTTCCGCGCCAATCAACAGAGGTGCAAATCAAAATTTGCTTCTTTACCACATTCTAGTAATAAAAAAAGCGATTGCTCATTGGTAGCAATCGCTTTTTATCTTTATTAAAATACTTGTTCTACTTCGACAACGCCAGGAACTTCTTCTAAAAGTGCTCTTTCGATTCCGGCTTTTAGGGTAATTGTTGAGCTTGGGCAGCTGCCGCATGCACCTAATAAACGAAGTTTAACAATACCATCCTCAACATCAACTAACTCACAATCTCCTCCATCACGAAGAAGAAATGGACGTAATTTATCTAATACTTCCTGAACCTGCTCAAACATTTCTTGTACTTGTTCTGCCATATTTATCGTCTCCTTCCTACCTTATATTATAATGTCATTGAAGGGAAAAATCCATTCTCATGAAATGGGAATTAGCACATTTACAACCATATTTTTATGTTTAATAGTTTAAATGATGTAAAATAAAAGAAAAAGGCAGGATTGATGGAATGACTAATTTTACAGTTGAAATTATCCTTTATGGTGCAGAACAATTATGTCCAAGCTGTGTAAATTTACCCTCCTCAAAGGAAACATTCGAATGGCTTGAGGCAGCAATTTCAAGAAAGTTTCCTAATCAACCATTCAAGATGACCTATGTTGATATTTATCAACCGCCTCAAGAAAGCGAAAAAGAAGCTTTTGCAAAGAGAGTTATTGAAGAAGATCTGTTTTATCCAGTGGTTGTGATTAAAGATAAAATAGTGGGCGAAGGAAACCCGCGCTTAAAAACAATATTTAATGAGTTGGAAAAATGTGGCTATAAATCCATATAAAAAGCATTCCAGCATGTAAGCTGGAATGCCTTTTTTAATTATCCATTATGATACTTGTAGAGCCAAAGAACACCTGATTTTAGGAGGCGTGCCACTCGACCGGTTATCGCTCTGTCGGCCATCATCCCGAAACCATGTTTCTTACCAAGTGAACCAAGAACACCTTTTAACTTAATCGTTGGGAATTCAGCTGGCGGCTCCTCGCCATTCCAGCGCTTTTTCAACACTTCGACGATTTGCTCCGCCTGTCCCTCTGCTAATTGAGCACTAGGGGCATGTGGAAGACTAGCACAATCACCTAACACAAAAACGTGCTCATCATTGGGTAAATGATGACGTGGCGTAATGATGAGTCTTCCTGAACGGTCCATTTCTTCCCCTAATTCACGAACAACCCTATTAGCCTGGATACCAGCTGTCCAAACAATCACATCACACGGGATGGGTTCATCATGATTATAGAGTAAATTCTCTTCAACTTTGGTGATATTTGAGTTGTTGATGATTTCAACATTATTTTTTTGAAACCAATTTTCAACATATTTACTTAAACGATCTGGAAATGCTGGAAGAATGTGTTTGCCACGATCAAATAGTTTAATCTTTAGGTCGCCGCGGCTTTCACTTAATTCACTGGCAAGCTCTACCCCACTAAGACCTGCTCCTACGATCCCAACTACTGACCCAGGTCCTAAATTGTTTAGAACTGAGTACGTACGACGGGATTTTTCGATGCTTTGAATGCTGTAGGTGTATTGATCAGCGCCTGGGACGCCGTGATACTTATCTTCACAGCCCAGACCAATAATTAGGTCATCATAGGAAATCGGCTCGGAATCTTTTAGCAGGACCTTTTTATTTTCTTTTTCTATTCCTGTAACCTCACCATATTTAATTTCTAATTGAGGATGCTCTGGAAAAGAAACGCGCAGCTCCTTATCCGAAACAGTTCCTGCCGCCAAGGCATAATATTCAGTTTTTAAGCAATGGTATGGTACGCGGTCAACAAGTGTAATTCTTACATCCTCGGGTAAATGGTTTGGAAGAAGTTCGCTCAATATCTTCATTCCGCCGTAACCTCCACCGAGAATTACAAGGTTTTTCATTTTTTATTTCCCCTTTGTAAACCAGTAATCATGTCTCTTATTGAATCAAAATTTGAGACCTAGCAAGCTAAGTTAAAGATAAAAATATAGTAATATAGTCATTAAATTCATTAAAAAGTATAGCCGAATTGTGACAAAATGACAACACATATGGGAATTTAATTGACAAGCTGACCTTTAACATGGTATTTGACGTAACGGCTGAAAAATAGTAGGATAATATGTTATGGAGAGGTGATACCCATGTTTATGCCAATTATTGAATTTTGTATGAGTAATCTCGCCAGTGGCGCTCAAAAAGCACTGGAAAGGTTAGAAAAAGACCCAAACCTTGATATTATTGAATATGGATGTCTTGGGTATTGCGGGAAATGTGCTTCCACTCTTTTTGCGCTTGTGAATGGAGAAGTTGTAACAGGCCAAACACCGGATGAACTAGTTGATAATATTTACCAATATTTAGACGATAATCCAATGTTTTAATATATTTCAATACAGCAGAGGGGAGCGTAAACCGCTTCCTCCTTTTATTTTAATCATATAATACTCATAAGAAACGTATTAGTTGAGTCAGGAAGATACAGTGTATATACTATAAGAAAGACCCTCAAAAGGAGGAAAAAAATAAATGAGTAACGATGTAATTATTTTAACAGAAGCTGCGGCTCTCCAAATAAAAGAAATGATGAAACATAACGAAGAAGAAGGAGCTCTTTTACGAGTTAGTGTAAAGGGCGGTGGCTGTAGTGGTTTATCCTACGGTATGGGATTTGACCACGAAGTGAAGGAAGAGGATCTTCATTTTGTTCAGCATGGCATTCAAATACTTGTTGCTAAAGAGGATGCTCCTATATTAAATGGCACAAAGGTTGATTATAAGCAATCGATGATGGGCGGCGGATTTACGATTGACAATCCAAACGCAATTGCGTCTTGCGGCTGTGGTTCATCGTTTAGAACAGCAACAGCAGCAGGAACACCAGAAGAATGTTAATAAAATAGAAAGGCGCCGTAAATGGCGCCTTTTGCTTTTATTTGCCAAACATAGATGAACTGTGAAGAGGCTGGATTTTTGCTTTTGGATCGATAAATGCTTTCGCGTTGTTAACAGCTGTTGGCGCTTCACCAAATCCACAGGCAATCAATTTTACTTTCCCTTCATAGGTACAAATATCTCCAGCAGCATAGATTCCTGGTACATTTGTTTCCATTTTAGAATTTACGACAATGGAATTCTTCTCGATTGCCAAGCCCCACTCTTTTATTGGACCTAGTGAGGAAACGAAGCCATAGTTACAAATAACAGCATCAACATCAATTGCTTCCCTGCCATCACCATTAACCCCAGTAAGGACCACTTGTTTTATACCGCTGTCATCTCCGATTAACTCTGCTGGTACAAAAGGAGTTTTAACGATTACTTTAGAGTTATGCAAGTTCTCAACACTATGCTCGTGTGCTCTGAATTTATCTCTTCGGTGAACAATCGTTACTTCTTTTGCAATAGGTTCTAACATTAATGCCCAGTCAACAGCTGAATCACCGCCGCCGAAAACGACAACTTTTTGACCTGCAAATTTGTTAAGGTCGTCAATAAAGTAATGAAGGTTTTTTCGCTCATATTGTGCAGCACTCTCAAGCTCTAAACGGCGTGGTTGAAATGCACCATTACCTGCTGTAATAATGACTGTTTTTGAATAGTGAACTTCCGAATTGGTTGTTAATTTGAAAGTACCGTCCTCTTGTTTTTCTAATTTCTCGACGGATTGCTCTAAAGCAACAGCTGGTTCAAACTTAGCCATTTGCTCTTTTAGGTTATTAATTAGTTCTTGTGCACGGACTTTTGGGAACCCTGCAACATCGTAAATATATTTTTCAGGGTATAGTGCCGATAATTGACCACCTAATTGTGGCAGGCTTTCAATAATTTTTACAGAAGCTTGTCTCATTCCGCCGTAAAAGGCTGTAAATAGACCGGTAGGACCGCCCCCGATAATGGTAATATCATAAACTTTTTGATCTTCTTGCACGCTGTATCCCCCTTACTTATGTAGTAACAGACTCCATTCCTTATAATATCACAAAAACATAAAATCCTCACAACTTTTGGGGAATATTCAGAGTAGTTAATCAAGGGAAATTTAAAACTATTTTTATAAAAATAATTATATAAATCACTTGATAATGTGAAGAGTTTAGCATAATATGAATTGAGGATAGATGTTAATTTTTTGTGACAAAAAAGGGAAACTTTTGTGTCGTTGTACGTGAATTATATCACAAACTTTTTTCCTCTAAAGAAAATAAAAAAGTAGCAACCTGAGGAAGATAAGAACAAGTATAATACTCTAAATAAAAAAGGTGGAAGTGATCACTTTGAAAAAGCCAAAAATTGTTATTGTTGGTGCGGGTTATGGCGGGCTAATGACAACTGTAAGGTTGCAAAAGCTTGTTGGTGTAAATGAAGCGGATATCGTGTTAATTAATAAAAATGATTACCATTATGAAACGACTTGGCTGCATGAGGCTTCTGCAGGAACACTTCATCATGACCGTGTACGTTACGATATACGTGATGTTATTGATAGAAGTAAGGTTGATTTTGTTCAGGATACAGTTGTAGAAATCAAGAAAGAAGAGAAAAAGGTAATTCTAGAAAAAGGCGAAGTTGAGTATGACTATCTCGTTATTGCTCTTGGTGGAGAACCTGAAACCTTTGGAATTAAGGGATTAAAGGAATATGCTTTTGGAATTACCAATGTAAATTCATCACGTCAATTACGTGAGCATATTGAGTATCAATTTGCCACTTATAACATGGAAGAAGAAAAGAATGACAATCGTTTAGTTATCGTTGTTGGCGGAGCAGGCTTTACAGGTATTGAATTCTTAGGTGAATTAACAAATCGTATACCTGAGCTATGTCACGAATATGATGTAGATTCTCATAAAGTAAAAATTCTCTGTGTAGAAGCAGCACCAACTGTTTTGCCAGGGTTTGATCTTGAACTAGTTAACTATGCTGTATCACAATTAGAGCGTAAAGGGGTAGAATTCTTAATTGGGACTGCAATTAAAGAATGTACTCCAGATGGAATCATCGTAGCGAAAGGTGAAGAAGAACCACGTGAAATTAAGGCAGAAACCGTAGTATGGGCTGCTGGTGTACGTGGGAATTCAATCATTGAGAAATCAGGTTTTGAAGCAATGAGAGGTCGTGTCAAAGTTCAGCCTGACCTACGTGTACCAGGATTTGATGATGTATTTATTATCGGTGACAGCTCACTTGTGATCAATGAAGAAATCAATCGTCCATATCCTCCTACTGCACAAATTGCTATGCAGCAGGGTGAAGTCGTTGCTCGTAACTTAGCTGCATTGGTAAGAGGCAAGCAGGATCTTGAAACCTTTACGTTTGATAATAAAGGAACCGTTTGTTCACTTGGTCATGACGATGCCATTGGAGTTGTGTTTGGCAAAAAAGTAACTGGTGCTAAGGCGTCCTTTATGAAAAAAGTAGTCGATAATCGTTCGCTATACATGATTGGCGGCGCAGGGCTTGTATTAAAAAAGGGTAAATTTAATGTTTTCTAAATAGGAATTTGAAAAAAGGACAGAGAAATCTGTCCTTTTTTTGATACTATAAACATAAATAGGGAGGGTGAGGAGGCTTTACAATGAGTAATAAAGCGAAGCGAGGAAAGGTTTGGCTAGCAGTGGGCGGGTTAGTTAAATCTTCTCAGGGACATTGGCTGGTTGTTAAAAAGCGTTATGGTGGTCTAAAGGGAAAATGGTCACTGCCTGCAGGATTTGTAGACGAGGGTGAAACGGCAGATGAAGCAGTAGTTAGGGAGGTAAAGGAAGAAACCGGTATAGATTGCGTTGTTAAAGGTTTGATTGGGCTAAGAACAGGGGTCATTTCAGAAGAAATTAGTGATAATATGCTCGTCTTTTTACTCGAACCATTAGATGAAGGGAAAATCCAACATCAGGAAAATGAACTGTATGAGGCAAGGTTTATTGCACCTGAAGATCTCCTTCAGGAAAAAGAGGCTTCGATTATGCTGCATTATCTTATCAAACAAAGTCTCACATTTACCAAGCCTGGATATGATGGGCTAAACCCTGGTGATCAGTTTAACTATAGTGCTTATAAATTATTTTTCTAATTTTTAGATAATTTAAGTCACGCTGAGGAAATGAAAGAAAACTTATGATGTATCCGTTTTCTCATCTGAATTTGATTGAATTTCGTCCTTTCCTTTCTGTTAGATTCTTGATATATTATCAGAAAATTTAAATAATATATAAAGGAGCTGATAAGAATGCAATCGACTAGTTTAGATACTAAAAATTGTGATTATTGTTCAGGTACGGGATATTTTCAATTACTGCTTGGGGGTTCTGAAACATGTACCTGCTGCGAGGGCTCTGGCAAGAAACAGGAATAATTTTATAAAGATGCTTCCACGAGATACTTCGGGAAGCTATTTTTTTTGTATATTTTTCCTCGTATAGGTAACGATATTCTGATATGTAAGGATTGACTCCTATTTGGACATTAAGTAAACTAATAAATGGATGTGTAAAGGAGGTATTTCCATGCAGATGAGTATTGTTGTTTTAATTATATCGATTTTATTATTCTTTGTGTTGTTTTTTGGAATTGGTTTTATACTAAATATGCTTTTAAGAATGTCCTGGATTATGGCATTTATCTATCCAATTATTGCTATATTTATCGTTGATAAGGTAAAGTTTATCGAATATATAACAGATAGTAAAATAGCGTTTCAAGAACTTGGTCAAAAATTAGGGTCATTGGCAACAGCAGATGTCCTGATACTACTTAGCGGGTTAGCCGGTGCGATTGCTGCCGGTGTTACAATCAAAATGTTACGAAAAAATGGTTATCAAATGTTTTAAGCTTTTTGCCTGGGTTACTCCGATTTCAGAGTACCTTAGGTAAAAAGCTTTTTTAATGTATAGGTTTTTACTTCTTTTTGAATATTTCCTTGCAGGTTGGGAAATGAATATTTTGGGAGGAGTGAAAATTTTAAATGAATAAATTGAAAAATTGGACAAAGCGTTTTGCGATGGCCGTTCTTTTCCTGATGGCAATTCTAGTGACTATTCAATCTATCACAGGTATTGATGTTAAACTATTCATTAAACAAATGGTAGAACTCGAAGCCCATGCAGCTTCCAACGCCACAACCTCAGAGTCGCCGAAAGCACTAGAGGATGCCTTTGATTGGTCGAAATATCCGAAAAAAACAGTAATCGCAACAGGATATACAGCAGGTTATGAATCCACAGGTAAAAATGAAAACCATCCTGAGTATGGAATCACCTATTCAGGAGTCAAAGTAAAACGAGATTTATATTCAACTGTAGCTGCAGACCTATCGGTTTTTCCGATTGGAACGATTCTATTCATTCCTGGATATGGGTTAGGGGTTGTGGCAGACAAAGGTGGAGCTATTAAAGGAAATAAAGTCGATCTTTATTATGAAACTGTTGAGGACGTATATAACAAGTGGGGTAAAAAGGAAATCGAAGTATATATTATAGAGCAGGGAAATGGAAAACTTACTGAAACGGAGTTACAAGCCTTAAATGAAGACAAATCTATGCAGGTATTCCGTCAGCAGTATATTGGTTCAGAGAGAAAATAGTGCAGGCTTATAGCCTGCTATTTTTATTGAAGTAATGTAATAAAATACTTAGAAAGTCGAAATATATTTATTTTTCCGATATAATGAACAGGTAATTTATACGGAGGTGGGAAATACCATGTTTGATGTTAAAAGTGAATTTGACCTCAAAGAAAGTCACGAGGGATTGCTTATTGGACTTTTTGATAAACCCGAAAAGTTTACGGGTATCTTAGAGAAGTTGGATGAACAATTTGAAGGTCAATTAAGAGAGCTTGTCAGAACAGGTGATATTTCAGCAAAGTTTAAAAATATTAGCAAAGTACATAGCTTCGGAAAAATCGGAGCAAAAAGAATTTGGTTTGTGGGTCTTGGAAAAGAAAAGGATTTCAACTTTGAGAGGCTGTGTGAGGCTTTAGGGAAGGCGTTTAAAGCGTTAAAAGCAAGTAAGCTCCAAGAATGTGGCGCTCTGTTGGATTCCTTTACAGCGGGTTCAGTAAACGAACTAGAAGCAGCACATGCTGTAAGTGAGGCTTTTTCGCTTGCCACCTACCAATTCCAGGGTTACAAGCAAAAATCGAATGAACCGGAAAAAAGAATCGAAAAGATTACCGTCTATAGTGAGAGTACGGATAAGGAAGAAATTTCTGCTTCGCTGACAGTAGGTCTAGCTTTTGGGAAAGGAACCAACTCCGCTCGTACACTCGTAAATATTCCAGGCAATCTGCTTACCGCAAAGGACATGGCGGAATATGCCCGAGAGCTAGCTGCTAAATATGACTTTGAAGTTGAAATTCTTGATAAAGAGGAAATTGAGAAATTAGGTATGGGGGCTTTTCTAGCTGTTAACCAAGGTTCAACAGAGCCTCCTAAGATGATTGTTCTTAAGTACCAAGGGAAAGAACGATGGCAGGACGTTATTGGACTGGTTGGAAAAGGAATCACCTTTGATACAGGCGGCTATTCTATTAAAACGAAAGCTGGTATTGTGGGTATGAAATCGGATATGGGAGGAGCCGCTGCCGTTCTAGGTGCCATGGAAATCATCGGGGAATTAAAACCGGAACAAAACGTTGTCGCTGTTATTCCTTCAACGGATAATATGATTTCAGGTAATGCCTTTAAGCCGGATGATGTCATCACCTCAATGAGCGGGAAGACAATCGAGGTGTTAAATACTGACGCTGAAGGCCGTCTTGTGTTAGCAGATGCTGTCACCTATGCAAAGCACCATGGTGCGGAATATTTGGTTGATGTTGCTACCTTAACAGGTGGTGTTATTACGGCACTTGGATTACATACAACCGGTGCGATGACGAATCACGAAACACTGTATAAACAAGTATTAGAAGCCTCAATGGAGGCAGGAGAGCCGATGTGGCAATTACCGTTGTTTGAGAAGGATAAAGAACGAGTTAGAAACAGTAAAGTAGCAGATTTAAATAATTCTCCTGGTAGTGAGGGTCATGCCATTGTAGCAGGTGCCTTTATAGGGGAATTTACCGAGGGGACTCCTTGGGTTCATTTGGATATCGCTGGGACTGCTACGACATCTAAGGAACACGATCTTGGTCCTGCAGGAGCGACGGGTGTAATGACTCGTACACTCGCCCTATTCGTAGAACGATTTGAACCAATCGAAAAATAACCATTTGCCCAACCCATCCACTCTCTATTCGCATATGAAATAGTGTAGGCAAGTATTGCGAAGGGGAGGTTTGGCTGCATGTATTATTATCGAAGTCCATATCCAAAACACGATCAAAGATTTATTGGTTTTGGGCTGCCATTTTTAGGTGGGTTAGTTGGCGGATTGTTAGGAAGTGCCTTAATTTATCCTCGTCCATTCTATGGATATCCTCAACCATATTATGGTTATCCTGTTTATGGTCCTCCAGTATATGGTTACCCTGGATATGGAACACCTTATTATTAAGATTAAAAAAACAGCTTTCGCGGCTGTTTTTTCTTTGTACTTACATAAAAGGGAAATTCCAGCGTTAAAGAGAATATATAAATTTTAAAGAAAAAATGCATGAAAGGGGAGAGAGGAATGATCAAAAACACATTAATTGAAACATTAGGAATTGAAATAACACATTTAGAGCCAGGAAAAGTTATTGCCACTATGCCAGTGGATGAAAGAACACGCCAGCCATTTGGTTTATTGCATGGTGGTGCTTCCGTGGCACTAGCCGAAACCGTCGCGAGTATTGGAGCTTTTGAATTGGTTGATAAAGAAACAGAAGGAGCAGCAGGTTTAGAAATTAACGCCAACCATGTTCGACCCATTACCGAAGGAACCGTCACAGCGGTAGGAACGATTCTGCACCAAGGAAAAACAACGATGGTTTGGGATATTAAAATTACGGATGAAAAGGATCGACTCATTTGTATTTCAAGATGTACAATCGCAGTTATTAAATTGAAAAAGTGATGGTAAAGAAGATGGGATTTTTTCCATCTTTTTTTGGTTAAATTGATAAAATATTTAAAAAATTTATGTTGATTTCGTGATATAATGTAAGAAATATAGAGAATTAGTACAATACTTTGTACAGGTTTCTTTATATAATGGTAGTAAGAAAACTGAAAAAGGTGGTGAAAAAATGAAGGAAAAGAGACAAACTATCTTTATTGATTTTGAATTTACAATGCCTGAACGAAATGTCCGGATGAAGGACTTTTACGCCGAGATTATTGAGGTTGGACTCGTGGCAGTTGTTGATGATCAAATTACAGAGCAATTCTCGTCCTATGTAACACCACTAAAATTCCCAATTCTAACTGAACGCTGTAAATCATTCTTACATATTTCACAGCAGCAGGTTGACCAGGGAATTTCATTTTATGAACTCGTCCGGAAATTAGGAGAATTCAATAATCAGTATGAAACTACCATTGTCACTTGGGGAAATATGGATATGAAGGTACTAAG
This genomic stretch from Neobacillus niacini harbors:
- a CDS encoding NifU family protein — encoded protein: MAEQVQEMFEQVQEVLDKLRPFLLRDGGDCELVDVEDGIVKLRLLGACGSCPSSTITLKAGIERALLEEVPGVVEVEQVF
- a CDS encoding YuzD family protein yields the protein MTNFTVEIILYGAEQLCPSCVNLPSSKETFEWLEAAISRKFPNQPFKMTYVDIYQPPQESEKEAFAKRVIEEDLFYPVVVIKDKIVGEGNPRLKTIFNELEKCGYKSI
- a CDS encoding NAD(P)/FAD-dependent oxidoreductase, translated to MKNLVILGGGYGGMKILSELLPNHLPEDVRITLVDRVPYHCLKTEYYALAAGTVSDKELRVSFPEHPQLEIKYGEVTGIEKENKKVLLKDSEPISYDDLIIGLGCEDKYHGVPGADQYTYSIQSIEKSRRTYSVLNNLGPGSVVGIVGAGLSGVELASELSESRGDLKIKLFDRGKHILPAFPDRLSKYVENWFQKNNVEIINNSNITKVEENLLYNHDEPIPCDVIVWTAGIQANRVVRELGEEMDRSGRLIITPRHHLPNDEHVFVLGDCASLPHAPSAQLAEGQAEQIVEVLKKRWNGEEPPAEFPTIKLKGVLGSLGKKHGFGMMADRAITGRVARLLKSGVLWLYKYHNG
- a CDS encoding YuzB family protein, whose amino-acid sequence is MFMPIIEFCMSNLASGAQKALERLEKDPNLDIIEYGCLGYCGKCASTLFALVNGEVVTGQTPDELVDNIYQYLDDNPMF
- a CDS encoding HesB/IscA family protein — encoded protein: MSNDVIILTEAAALQIKEMMKHNEEEGALLRVSVKGGGCSGLSYGMGFDHEVKEEDLHFVQHGIQILVAKEDAPILNGTKVDYKQSMMGGGFTIDNPNAIASCGCGSSFRTATAAGTPEEC
- a CDS encoding NAD(P)/FAD-dependent oxidoreductase; translation: MQEDQKVYDITIIGGGPTGLFTAFYGGMRQASVKIIESLPQLGGQLSALYPEKYIYDVAGFPKVRAQELINNLKEQMAKFEPAVALEQSVEKLEKQEDGTFKLTTNSEVHYSKTVIITAGNGAFQPRRLELESAAQYERKNLHYFIDDLNKFAGQKVVVFGGGDSAVDWALMLEPIAKEVTIVHRRDKFRAHEHSVENLHNSKVIVKTPFVPAELIGDDSGIKQVVLTGVNGDGREAIDVDAVICNYGFVSSLGPIKEWGLAIEKNSIVVNSKMETNVPGIYAAGDICTYEGKVKLIACGFGEAPTAVNNAKAFIDPKAKIQPLHSSSMFGK
- a CDS encoding NAD(P)/FAD-dependent oxidoreductase, which gives rise to MKKPKIVIVGAGYGGLMTTVRLQKLVGVNEADIVLINKNDYHYETTWLHEASAGTLHHDRVRYDIRDVIDRSKVDFVQDTVVEIKKEEKKVILEKGEVEYDYLVIALGGEPETFGIKGLKEYAFGITNVNSSRQLREHIEYQFATYNMEEEKNDNRLVIVVGGAGFTGIEFLGELTNRIPELCHEYDVDSHKVKILCVEAAPTVLPGFDLELVNYAVSQLERKGVEFLIGTAIKECTPDGIIVAKGEEEPREIKAETVVWAAGVRGNSIIEKSGFEAMRGRVKVQPDLRVPGFDDVFIIGDSSLVINEEINRPYPPTAQIAMQQGEVVARNLAALVRGKQDLETFTFDNKGTVCSLGHDDAIGVVFGKKVTGAKASFMKKVVDNRSLYMIGGAGLVLKKGKFNVF
- a CDS encoding NUDIX hydrolase produces the protein MSNKAKRGKVWLAVGGLVKSSQGHWLVVKKRYGGLKGKWSLPAGFVDEGETADEAVVREVKEETGIDCVVKGLIGLRTGVISEEISDNMLVFLLEPLDEGKIQHQENELYEARFIAPEDLLQEKEASIMLHYLIKQSLTFTKPGYDGLNPGDQFNYSAYKLFF
- a CDS encoding YuiA family protein, producing MQSTSLDTKNCDYCSGTGYFQLLLGGSETCTCCEGSGKKQE
- a CDS encoding YuiB family protein, which translates into the protein MQMSIVVLIISILLFFVLFFGIGFILNMLLRMSWIMAFIYPIIAIFIVDKVKFIEYITDSKIAFQELGQKLGSLATADVLILLSGLAGAIAAGVTIKMLRKNGYQMF
- a CDS encoding 3D domain-containing protein, with product MNKLKNWTKRFAMAVLFLMAILVTIQSITGIDVKLFIKQMVELEAHAASNATTSESPKALEDAFDWSKYPKKTVIATGYTAGYESTGKNENHPEYGITYSGVKVKRDLYSTVAADLSVFPIGTILFIPGYGLGVVADKGGAIKGNKVDLYYETVEDVYNKWGKKEIEVYIIEQGNGKLTETELQALNEDKSMQVFRQQYIGSERK
- a CDS encoding leucyl aminopeptidase, which translates into the protein MFDVKSEFDLKESHEGLLIGLFDKPEKFTGILEKLDEQFEGQLRELVRTGDISAKFKNISKVHSFGKIGAKRIWFVGLGKEKDFNFERLCEALGKAFKALKASKLQECGALLDSFTAGSVNELEAAHAVSEAFSLATYQFQGYKQKSNEPEKRIEKITVYSESTDKEEISASLTVGLAFGKGTNSARTLVNIPGNLLTAKDMAEYARELAAKYDFEVEILDKEEIEKLGMGAFLAVNQGSTEPPKMIVLKYQGKERWQDVIGLVGKGITFDTGGYSIKTKAGIVGMKSDMGGAAAVLGAMEIIGELKPEQNVVAVIPSTDNMISGNAFKPDDVITSMSGKTIEVLNTDAEGRLVLADAVTYAKHHGAEYLVDVATLTGGVITALGLHTTGAMTNHETLYKQVLEASMEAGEPMWQLPLFEKDKERVRNSKVADLNNSPGSEGHAIVAGAFIGEFTEGTPWVHLDIAGTATTSKEHDLGPAGATGVMTRTLALFVERFEPIEK
- a CDS encoding hotdog fold thioesterase — encoded protein: MIKNTLIETLGIEITHLEPGKVIATMPVDERTRQPFGLLHGGASVALAETVASIGAFELVDKETEGAAGLEINANHVRPITEGTVTAVGTILHQGKTTMVWDIKITDEKDRLICISRCTIAVIKLKK
- the kapD gene encoding 3'-5' exonuclease KapD, which produces MKEKRQTIFIDFEFTMPERNVRMKDFYAEIIEVGLVAVVDDQITEQFSSYVTPLKFPILTERCKSFLHISQQQVDQGISFYELVRKLGEFNNQYETTIVTWGNMDMKVLRHNCLEAGVAFPFKATELDLSMEYKRFFGDQNQTGLWKAVQEYGKEGTGKHHRALDDALTTYNIFRLVEKDKRYLEKPKPTTIGDRIDFSKLLNEFA